One window of Papaver somniferum cultivar HN1 chromosome 9, ASM357369v1, whole genome shotgun sequence genomic DNA carries:
- the LOC113312132 gene encoding exocyst complex component EXO70E2-like, whose amino-acid sequence MLELLKYGEAIMDIEGQEPEKLFLKLDMYEVLRDLLPDNMFLAGGGRETVVKFEKAIGSNPSTKPFTGGGTHDIFKYVMKYIAILASDYSDTLGLLFGVPDRDDALRCIFLINNIFYMVSKVLRQFFGDYWIRQHVAEYQGYAMNYERATWRPILNLLRYEGMFIPGTRSVSKRVFKERVKDFNLSFEKVYKSQTAWIIPDPQLREERRINVFQAYRTVIWMHDGEFIKYSSDELQTYISDLFGGSPKLLPNSART is encoded by the exons ATGTTAGAATTGCTGAAATATGGTGAAGCCATTATGGATATCGAAGGGCAAGAGCCagaaaaactgtttttgaaactTGACATGTATGAAGTCTTGCGGGATCTTCTCCCAGACAATATGTTCTTAGCAGGAGGAGGAAG GGAAACTGTTGTAAAATTTGAGAAAGCAATCGGATCGAACCCCTCAACTAAACCATTCACTGGAGGTGGTACACATGATATATTCAAGTATGTTATGAAATACATCGCGATACTTGCTAGTGATTACAGTGATACCCTTGGTCTGCTGTTTGGGGTTCCTGATAGAG ATGATGCTTTACGATGCATTTTTCTCATTAACAACATATTTTACATGGTTTCAAAGGTTCTTAGACAATTTTTTGGAGACTACTGGATCAGACAACATGTAGCAGAATATCAAGGATACGCAATGAACTACGAGAGAGCTACATGGCGCCCCATCCTCAATTTATTGAGGTATGAGGGAATGTTTATTCCGGGTACACGTTCAGTATCAAAGCGTGTCTTCAAGGAAAGGGTGAAAGATTTCAATCTTTCTTTTGAGAAGGTTTACAAGAGCCAAACAGCATGGATAATCCCAGATCCCCAGCTTCGCGAAGAACGTCGAATTAACGTATTTCAGGCTTACAGAACTGTTATATGGATGCATGACGGGGAGTTCATCAAATACAGTTCAGATGAGTTGCAGACGTACATTTCTGATCTTTTTGGCGGGTCTCCAAAATTATTGCCCAACTCTGCCAGGACATGA